TGAATCGATATATTTGTCTATTATTTCCAGTCTGTCGAGAGGTACAGATGTAATAATGGGTCCTCGGCAATAATATCAATGCAGCATAACAATGGTATCCAACAACATGCCAATCAACTTGTTCAAGTCATGAAACTGTTTCATAGACACAGAAGAAAAAGTTGTCTGCTTTGAAATAAGTTTGAAACAGactgaactttttttttatctagagcaGGTATTATGAGCAACTTGCTCATCTTTGTTGCAGTCGTGTTGTGAAAAGCTATACCGCGCTCCTGTTACCACCGCAATTCAGATGCCCAACATGCGGAACACAACCTACACAAAGCATGATCAATAGATTCGTAGTATTCCCGTAACAATCGCAATACTTCCGATCTGTTTtctcaatacatgtattatatactCGTAGTTGTTTTTTACATATCCGCATTGTTGGATAATCTTACCAATTGTACCCCTCACGGGAGAGCATCCGTTATCGTATTCGATTTTATTCGTGAAAAATTCGCCATTGTTCGTAATAAATTTGCAATACGTTATTAATATATCCGTGGTTTATGCTTggaaatttgttatttttatccaATTCTGTTGCGGATGACAACGACGACCGAAATTTGTTAACTAAATTTACCCGTAATTAATCTGATCttcagtgggaccgggccttaCCCACGTGTGTAGCGAAACTAACtcagtgggaccgggccttaCCCACGTGTGGAGCGAAACTAACTCAGTTGAACCGGGTCTTACCCACGTGTGGAGCGAAACTAACtcagtgggaccgggccttaCCCACGTGTGGAGCGAAACTAACtcagtgggaccgggccttaCCCACGTGTGTACGAAACTAACtcagtgggaccgggccttaCCCACGTGTGGAGCGAAACTAACtcagtgggaccgggccttaCCCACGTGTGGAGCGAAACTAACtcagtgggaccgggccttaACCATGTGTGGAGCGAAACTAACtcagtgggaccgggccttaCCCACGTGTGTAGCGAAACTAACtcagtgggaccgggccttaACCACGTGTGTAGCGAAACTAACtcagtgggaccgggccttaCCCACGTGTGGAGCGAAACTAACtcagtgggaccgggccttaCCCACGTGTGTAGCGAAACTAACtcagtgggaccgggccttaCCCACGTGTGGAGCGAAACTAACtcagtgggaccgggccttaCCCACATGTGGAGCGAAACTAACtcagtgggaccgggccttaACCATGTGTGGAGAGAAACTAACTTAGTGGGACCGGGCCTTACCCACGTGTGGAGCGAAACTAACtcagtgggaccgggccttaCCCACGTGTGGAGCGAAACTAACtcagtgggaccgggccttaCCCACGTGTGTAGCGAAACTAACtcagtgggaccgggccttaCCCACGTGTGGAGCGAAACTAACtcagtgggaccgggccttaCCCACGTGTGGAGCGAAACTAACTCAGTTGGACCGGGCCTTACCCACGTGTGGAGCGAAACTAACtcagtgggaccgggccttaCCCACGTGTGGAGCGAAACTAACtcagtgggaccgggccttaCCCACGTGTGGAGCGAAACTAACtcagtgggaccgggccttaCCCACGTGTGGAGCGAAACTAACtcagtgggaccgggccttaCCCACGTGTGTAACGAAACTAACTCAGTGGGACCGGGTCTTACCCACGTGTGTAGCGAAACTAACtcagtgggaccgggccttaCCCACGTATGGAGCGAAACTAACtcagtgggaccgggccttgCCCACGTGTGGAGCGAAACTAACtcagtgggaccgggccttaCCCACGTGTGTAGCGAAACTAACtcagtgggaccgggccttaCCCACGTGTGGAGCGAAACTAACtcagtgggaccgggccttaCCCACGTGTGGAGCGAAACTAACtcagtgggaccgggccttaCCCACGTGTGGAGCGAAACTAACtcagtgggaccgggccttaCCCACGTGTGGAGCGAAACTAACtcagtgggaccgggccttaCCCACGTGTGGAGCGAAACTAACtcagtgggaccgggccttaCCCACGTGTGGAGCGAAACTAGCtcagtgggaccgggccttaCCCACGTGTGTAGCGAAACTAACtcagtgggaccgggccttaCCCACGGGTGTAGCGAAACTAACtcagtgggaccgggccttaCCCACGTGTGGAGCGAAACTAACTCAGTTGGACCGGGCCTTACCCACGTGTGGAGCGAAACTAACtcagtgggaccgggccttaCCCACGTGTGTAGCGAAACTAACTCAAAGGGACCGAGCCTTACCCACGTGTGTAGCGAAACTAACTCAGTGGGACCGAGCCTTACCCACGTGTGGAGCGAAACTAACtcagtgggaccgggccttaCCCACGTGTGTAGCGAAACTAACtcagtgggaccgggccttaCCCACGTGTGGAGCGAAACTAACtcagtgggaccgggccttaCCCACGTGTGGAGCGAAACTAACGGAATCCCCGGGTATTCCCCCGTCGTTGCTACAATCCTGATTAACTACGGCAATTTTACTTAAATAAATATCGCCATAAGGTTATCAACTCTATCATTGGGcaaaaatttgtatttttttacgattagaattattaccgaaacataatgggactttaataTCCGGCAAAACATAGAAATGGACTTTACACAGAAAACCTGGTACTAGCTTGGTAGTTTAACCTTaggccatatatatacatggatgTATTCGGACGTTACAATTGGTATCTAAGTACCATTATGTTTTGGGGAAAAATATCGccataaagtaccaaactttgctgaatgGTAGAGCATATATTCTTATGAAAATATCCGCTAAAATGCCCAACGTTTCCATGTTTTAAACAACAGAAAACCCCTCGTATAAGAGGTGGTATTCCCACTCATTGCCACAGAATTAAAAGTAGCGAGTTCGCATGCGCAGGCAAAAAAAAAGTGGAATTTCCCAAACAACTTTGTAAtgacgtatacatgtacacgacGGATTCCGAAATTAGCCTAAAACTCACCGAATACGagtaaaataacacaaatgGGTTTGTTGGAACAAGAGTAAGAACGAGACCAACCCTGATCACTACGACGGCGATTTAGCGATCAATTAAAAAACGGTGCTCGATCTTTGGTACCATCCTGCACACTAATATGCACAGGGACTTGGCAGAATATCCACCTAACAGTcattatttaaatatgtatttacataaattcgtgccaagtccctgtgtacATCAGGTACAATTAAAACAATGTATTGCGGCTGTTTagaaatgtatattattttatttgccTGATTTTGGTTTTgctaaccaatcattgtaacgAAATAATCAACAGCTAGACATCTGAATTCCTAACTAAACATCTGAATTCATATCTAAACAAACAGAACCACTTATTTTGGGTTTATGTCCCTTTAGTCGctatataaaatttataaaatatatacataatttacattttaggTGCAAAGATACACACTAAACACTAAACTAGGAAAAAGAcagtataaagctagtatattaataatccgaaataaaaggccgaattaaattcaaatcgtttctatggaatatatattcagccactatagggcctgcTTCAGTGTTTATTAATTAGTTTGTATTTAGTCCACTTCCGGTTCGTAGGTCACGTGTTCTGGCGACCTGGTGTTTCCTGCGCCAAGCAAGATTATTTATGGGCGATGTTTACATTTGTCGTAGAGTACTTATAAATGTGTCAGTCTGTCAGTGTGCTTTGTTTACCAAACCGTGCCTGGTTCCTGAGCTGACATAATACAGCGAGGTCAGGGGTACCCAGTCAGCGCTGGATAACATACAGCGGGgtctatacattgtatgtatacatagtaGCTCATATACTGCCGCAAATACtcacttgtgctttatccgtcaatacgaaatgctttatcacGTGAATTTATTCCACATCTTACGGACgttttttctaacttgaccctaAACTTTAACCTTCcagtgaatgaaacgtcatccAGTCCCTCTAAAGAGTGACGTCACATttaccggaatgacgtcatttttacgatatcgaaaatctcgtatggcggtgtcgtttTTTAACTCATGGCAAAGGTAATTTTCTATTTGCGTTATTTCTAATGCTTCATTTGGAGAATGGATACTGgatagatctatagtataggcCTAGTTATAATATGGACTGTTTAGGCatgttattttaaattttatatgcaaatgAGCAGGTGCTTGTTTCgttttgataacatattttaaaaagtttagaAAATTGGTATTTACCGGGATTATAGATTGCAGAATATTCTGAAAGAGGTATGTTCTATTTTAAATCAGTTTATATGAAGAAGTGTAGTGGATATTCCTCATATTTCAATTGTAACACCAAACCGTCTttcaatttcactgaaaaatacgGGAAATGACTCGCCAGATTAGGTAATGTTTTGAATGGCGATACTTTTTAAATAATCGTCGGTAAATATCAAAGACAGTCACACGGAATGATGAATGAATACCATACCTTAATTTCCATCAAAGtgcataaattaaaatttcagcaTATAAATCGAGAATCTCAAAGCAAAACGTCCCGTGTACCAAAAGGGGTCCGCTCGCTGtatcaaaaccggaagtgacgtagtGAGGAATAAAACCGGTGTATTTTTAGCTTGCAGTTACGacgatgattttttttattgtggacGTACACCCCAGAGGCAGTCCTTGTCAGAAACTGACAAACATTGAATCACAAGGAATGCATAATGAAAATATCgcaaaaaatatgtcaaatttgtacCAAATGGGGTACGGTGACGTTAGTCTTTAAAAGAAcgtctttgcaggcctgtgattggtctggtttttttcttctgaactgccttcagttttactttgacatagtccaggggtggatacaacgtcagttatagtaacccctggagtttCGAGGATGCAAGgaaatggttgcaggataaacaaaATTCACGGTTACTCTTACCATGcaagtttttttgtttgatgCTCGAAGATGGCCGGAGTCAAACACGCATTCGTCGTATATACATGGACACCAGACCAAGACATGTACACCAATGGGCAGCAGAGCAAAGCGGCTTTTGTCCAAAAGGTTAGTCGAGTATAGTAAACGATAAATCACATCCTATTTTAGAATCGACGTCTTCATTAAGATGCGGGATTTAATGATCATGTGTGTAAAATGAAAGATCATGTCTCATCGGAGTGAACACTGAGGAAAACATTCGGATTGAACACGGAGGAAGATATTCAGACTGAACACGGAGTAAGATATTCGGAGTGAACAGGGAGTAAGATGTTCGGAGTGGACAGGAGTAAGATGTTCGGAGTGGACAGGGAGTAAGATGTTCGGAGTGGACAGGAGTAAGATGTTCGGAGTGGACAGGAGTAAGATGTTCGGAGTGGACAGGAGTAAGATGTTCGGAGTGGACAGGAGTAAGATGTTCGGAGTGGACAGGAGTAAGATGTTCGGAGTGGACAGGAGTAAGATGTTCGGAGTGGACAGGAGTAAGATGTTCGGAGTGGACAGGGAGTAAGATGTTCGGAGTGGACAGGAGTAAGATGTTCGGAGTGGACAGGAGTAAGATGTTCGGAGTGGACAGGAGTAAGATGTTCGGAGTGGACAGAAGTAAGATGTTCGGAGTGGACAAGGAGTAAGATATTCGGACTGAACACGGAGTAAGATATTCGGACTGAACACGGAGTAAGATGTTCGGACTGAACACGGAGTAAGATGTTCGGACTGAACACGGAGTAAGATGTTCGGACTGAACACGGAGTAAGATGTTCGGACTGAACACGGAGTAAGATGTTCGGAGTGAACACGGAGTAAGATGTTCGGGGTGGACAGGGAGTAAGATGTTCGGAGACTGAACACGGAGTAAGATATTCGGACTGAACACGGAGTAAGATGTTCGGACTGAACACGGAGTAAGATATTCGGAGTGGACACGGAGTAAGATGTTCGGACTGAACACGGAGTAAGATGTTCGGGGTGGACAGGGAGTAAGATGTTCGGACTGAACACGGAGTAAGATATTCGGACTGAACACGGAGTAAGATGTTCGGACTGAACACGGAGTAAGATATTCGGACTGAACACGGAGTAAGATGTTCGGACTGAACACGGAGTAAGATGTTTGGGTGGACGGACGAAGTAAGATGTTCCGACTGAACACGGAGTAAGATATTCGGACTGAACACGGAGTAAGATGTTCGGACTGAACACGGAGTAAGATGTTCGTGGTGGACAGGGAGTAAGATGTTCGGACTGAACACGGAGTAAGATATTCGGACTGAACACGGAGTAAGATGTTCGGACTGAACACGGAGTAAGATATTCGGACTGAACACGGAGTAAGATGTTCGGACTGAACACGGAGTAAGATGTTCGGACTGAACACGGAGTAAGATGTTCGGGGTGGACAGGGAGTAAGATGTTCGGACTGAACACGGAGTAAGATATTCGGACTGAACACGGAGTAAGATGTTCGGGGTGGACAGGGAGTAAGATGTTCGGGGTGGACAGGGAGTAAGATGTTCCGACTGTGGACGGGAGTAAGATATTCGGACTGAACACTCGAAGTAAGATGTTCGGACTGAACACGGAGTAAGATTGTTCGGGGTGAACAGGGAGTAAGATGTTCGGACTGAACACGGAGTAAGATGTTCGGACTGTACACGGAGTAAGATGTTCGGACTGAACACGGAGTAAAATGTTCGGGGTGGACAGGGAGTAAGATATTCGGACTGAACACGGAGTAAGATCTTCGGACTGTACACGGAGTAAGATGTTCGGACTGAACACGGAGTAAAATGTTCGGGTGGAACAGGGAGTAAGATATTCGGACTGAACACGGAGTAAGATGTTCGGACTGAACACGGAGTAAGATGTTCGGACTGAACACGGAGTAAGATGTTCGGACTGAACACGGAGTAAGATGTTCGGGGTGGACAGGGAGTAAGATATTCGGACTGAACACGGAGTAAGATATTCGGACTGAACACGGAGTAAGATGTTCGGACTGAACACGAGAGTAAGATGTTCGTGGTGAACAGGGAGTAAGATGTTCGGACTTGAACACGGAGTAAGATGTTCGGACTGAACACGGAGTAAGATTATGAACACGGGAGTAAGACTGAACACGGAGTAAGATGTTCGGACTGAACACGGAGTAAGATGTTCGGACTGAACACGAAGTTATGATGTTCGGACTGAACACGGAGTAAGATATTCGGACTGAACACGGAGTAAGATATTCGGACTGAACACGGAGTAAGATGTTCGGGACTGAACACGGAGTAAGATGTTCGGACTGAACACGGAGTAAGATGTTCGGACTGAACACGGAGTAAGATGTTCGGACTGAACACGGAGTAAGATATTCGGACTGAACACGGAGTAAGATATTCGGACTGAACACGGAGTAAGATGTTCGGGTGGACAGGAGTAAGATGTTCGGACTGAACACGGAGTAAGATATTCGGACTGAACACGGAGTAAGATGTTCGGACTGAACACGGAGTAAGATGTTCGGACTGGACACGGGAGTAAGATGTTCGGACTGAACACGGAGTAAGATGTTCGGACTGACGGAGTAAGACGGACTGGAACGGAGTAAGATATTCGGACTGAACACGGAGTAAGATGTTCGGACTGAACAGGGGAGTAAGATGTTCGGACTGAACACGGAGTAAGATGTTCGGACTGAACACGGAGTAAGATATTCGGACTGAACACGGAGTAAGATGTTCGGACTGAACACGGAGTAAGATGTTCGGGGTGGACAGGGAGTAAGATGTTCGGACTGAACACGGAGTAAGATATTCGGACTGAACACGGAGTAAGATGTTCGGACTGAACACGGAGTAAGATATTCGGGGTGGACAGGGAGTAAGATGTTCGGACTGAACACGGAGTAAGATATTCGGACTGAACACGGAGTAAGATGTTCGGACTGAACACGGAGTAAGATGTTCGGGGTGACTGACACGGAGTAAGATATTCGGACTGAACACGGAGTAAGATGTTCGGACTGAACACGGAGTAAGATGTTCGTGGTGGACAGGGAGTAAGATGTTCGGACTGAACACGGAGTAAGATATTCGGACTGAACACGGAGTAAGATGTTCGGACTGAACACGGAGTAAGATATTCGGACTGAACACGGAGTAAGATCGGATTCGGACTGAACACGGAGTAAGATAAATAATTCGGactgaaatataataataaacacaCGGAGTAAGATGTCCATAATATACATTCATTTATGGACTATCATGTAGTATTGTGTATGTATTGAGATAAGTTGTAAAACTAATAGAGAATGTGAAGTTCGAGACCAGATATTGGCCTTAAGTTGTACAGAATCTGAAGTTTGAGACCAGATACTGGCCTAAAGTTGTAGAGAATGTGAAGTTCGAGACCAGATATTGGCCTTAAGTTGTAGAGAATGTGAAGTTTGAGACCAGATATTGGCCTTAAGTTGTAGAGAATGTGAAGTTTGAGACCAGATATTGGCCTTAAGTTGTAGAGAATGTGAAGTTCGAGACCAGATATTGGCCTTAAGTTGTAGAGAATGTGAAGTTCGAGACCAGATATTGGCCTTAAGTTGTAGAGAATGTAAAGTTTGAGACCAGATATTGGCCTTAAGTTGTACAGAATCTGAAGTTTGAGACCAGATACTGGCCTAAAGTTGTAGAGAATGTGAAGTTCGAGACCAGATATTGGCCTTAAGTTGTAGAGAATGTGAAGTTCGAGACCAGATATTGGCCTTAAGTTGTAGAGAATGTGAAGTTTGAGACCAGATATTGGCCTTAAGTTGTA
This genomic window from Argopecten irradians isolate NY chromosome 11, Ai_NY, whole genome shotgun sequence contains:
- the LOC138334653 gene encoding uncharacterized protein, which gives rise to MNQMGPGLTHVCSETNSVGPGLTHVWSETNSVEPGLTHVWSETNSVGPGLTHVWSETNSVGPGLTHVCTKLTQWDRALPTCGAKLTQWDRALPTCGAKLTQWDRALTMCGAKLTQWDRALPTCVAKLTQWDRALTTCVAKLTQWDRALPTCGAKLTQWDRALPTCVAKLTQWDRALPTCGAKLTQWDRALPTSKLTQWDRALPTCGAKLTQWDRALPTCGAKLTQLDRALPTCGAKLTQWDRALPTCGAKLTQWDRALPTCGAKLTQWDRALPTCGAKLTQWDRALPTCVTKLTQWDRVLPTCVAKLTQWDRALPTYGAKLTQWDRALPTCGAKLTQWDRALPTCVAKLTQWDRALPTCGAKLTQWDRALPTCGAKLTQWDRALPTCGAKLTQWDRALPTCGAKLTQWDRALPTCGAKLTQWDRALPTCGAKLAQWDRALPTCVAKLTQWDRALPTGVAKLTQWDRALPTCGAKLTQLDRALPTCGAKLTQWDRALPTCVAKLTQRDRALPTCVAKLTQWDRALPTCGAKLTQWDRALPTCVAKLTQWDRALPTCGAKLTQWDRALPTCGAKLTESPGIPPSLLQS